AATCGGTCATGCGCACGGAGCTGGTTCCAGTTCTTCGGCCAAGGACGGCAGGAAGTGGATATATTGCCTTTATACCCCCCGGCGATGTTCCACGTGAAACGATCCGCTGGCGATGCGGAGTTCCGGTTTCACGTGGAACGTCGGAAAGATAATAGCCAGCGGGTGCCATCGGCATAGGATTCGACATCTTCCGGATCAAGTCGATCCGGAATTGCAAGCGACCGATGCGCCGACAATGCCAGGATGCGACCCTCCGGCCGAACCAAGGACCATGCCTTTTGCAACCAATCTTCGGGACGAAATGTTGCTCGCGACATAGCCACATCAAAGGGGGCACTGCGTCCGCCAGGCAAAGCGCCTTCCCATCTTTCGGGCACCACCGATACGCGATTACTTAGCCGCAAGGTGCGGATGGCCGTTCGAAGAAAAGCGACCTTCTTTCGGATCGGTTCCACCATGAGGATAGAGGCCTGGGGCGCCATCAGCGCCGCCGGCAGAGCAGGCAAACCACCGCCGCTCCCGATGTCCACCACTTTGGCTGTGCTCTTGATTTGCCTGGCGACAGCAAACGCGTCCGAGAAATGCTCGTCTATCAATTCATTGAGCGATTTCGCCCCCGTCAAATTGATCCGTTCATTCCATTGCAAGAGCAGTTGGCCATAAGTCAGCAATGCCGCTCGGTCCGCCCGGGACAGAGGAAGCTGCCATTGCTCCGCCATTCGCCGAAGCTGTGTTAGCGCTTGTTCTTCTTTCGGCACCATTCGGACAGTATCATTGCGGCCCATGTTGGCAGAGCCGGCCCTGTCTGAAACCCTGGGTGAATTCGTGAAGTACTTTGCCGGCGGTCGCTCGGCCTCTGTGCAGACACTGGTGGGCGATGCCTCCAGTCGGCGATACCACCGCGTGACAATGGCTGGCGGATCGCCAGCCAGCGTGGTGATCATGGAGCTGCCCGAGGATCAATCGAAGTCCGAGGAGGGCGGCGCCGAAGGGCCGCCGACTGAACTGCCGTTTCTGAACCTGCAGCGCTATTTGGACGCCGGGGGATTGCCGGTTCCTCGTATCTATCATCACGATCTGAAACGGGGACTGGTGGCGCTGGAGGATCTGGGTGACCAAACATTCGAGATGGCCGTGAAAGCCGCCACGCCTGAGCAGCGGCGGGGGTTGTACCGACAAGCCATGGCGCACATCGTGGCCTTGCAACGTCTGGGAGACAGCCGCCCGGATCCGGCGTGTGTGGCATTCGGTCGGCGCTTTGATCAGGCTCTTTTGCGCTGGGAATTAGACCATTTTCGCGAGTGGTACCTGGAAGCGGCGTCGCATGCGGCCCTCACCGCTGCCGAGTCCCAGGCCGTGACCCAAGCCTTT
The Polyangia bacterium genome window above contains:
- the rsmG gene encoding 16S rRNA (guanine(527)-N(7))-methyltransferase RsmG; its protein translation is MVPKEEQALTQLRRMAEQWQLPLSRADRAALLTYGQLLLQWNERINLTGAKSLNELIDEHFSDAFAVARQIKSTAKVVDIGSGGGLPALPAALMAPQASILMVEPIRKKVAFLRTAIRTLRLSNRVSVVPERWEGALPGGRSAPFDVAMSRATFRPEDWLQKAWSLVRPEGRILALSAHRSLAIPDRLDPEDVESYADGTRWLLSFRRST
- a CDS encoding phosphotransferase, which encodes MLAEPALSETLGEFVKYFAGGRSASVQTLVGDASSRRYHRVTMAGGSPASVVIMELPEDQSKSEEGGAEGPPTELPFLNLQRYLDAGGLPVPRIYHHDLKRGLVALEDLGDQTFEMAVKAATPEQRRGLYRQAMAHIVALQRLGDSRPDPACVAFGRRFDQALLRWELDHFREWYLEAASHAALTAAESQAVTQAFEWIAATLAQSPLTLVHRDFQSRNLMLVGSAGTPEIRIIDFQDALLGSRAYDLVALLRDSYVELPSAEVDAHVIWFGQEVGLPAEDFQRLFVLQALQRKLKDTGRFIYIDRVRKNPSFLRWIPTSLRYVAAALRAAPTPLEPLREIFERHIPALHDS